The genomic region AGGCCTACAAGGCCGGGCTGGATGCCGTCTATGCCAACACCGATACGGCGATGGGGTTTGTCTGGCTGGTCACCTCTGGCAACAGCCGGCCTGACCAGATTGCCACGGGGGCGGACTGGCTGCGGGTGAACCTTGCGGCGACGGCGGCGGGGGTGGCGTTCCAGCCGCTGAGCCAGGCCTTGCAGGAATATCCCGAGATGGCGGCGCTCTACCGCGACCTGCATGCAAGGCTTGCGCCGGACGGCGGGACGGTTCAGATGTTGGGCCGCATCGGCTTTGGCCCCGAGGTGGCCCAAAGCCCGCGCTGGCCTTTGGAGGCGAAGATCATGAATGCCTGACCGCAGCCCGGAAGACACGTTCAACGCCTTTTTCCTTGAGGTGGGGATCCTTGGCCAGCTGAGCCGCGCCCTGTTCGAGGCGCGGCTGCCGCAGGGGTTCACCTTGCCGCAGTTCACCGTCCTGAACCACCTGGTCCGGGTGAAGGACGGGCGCACCCCGCTGGAATTGGCGCGGGCGTTTCAGGTGCCGAAAACCTCGATGACGCACAGCCTTGCGGTGCTGGACCGGCACGGGCTGATCGAGATGCGACCGAACCTGCGGGACGGACGGTCGAAATGCGTTTTCATCACCGAGGCTGGCCGGGCGTTCCGGGCGCAGGCGCTTGCGGCGATCACCCCGGACATGGCCGCCCTTGCCGCGCGGTTTCCGGCTGCCCGGCTGGCCGAGGCCCTGCCCGCACTGATC from Tabrizicola piscis harbors:
- a CDS encoding MarR family winged helix-turn-helix transcriptional regulator, with amino-acid sequence MPDRSPEDTFNAFFLEVGILGQLSRALFEARLPQGFTLPQFTVLNHLVRVKDGRTPLELARAFQVPKTSMTHSLAVLDRHGLIEMRPNLRDGRSKCVFITEAGRAFRAQALAAITPDMAALAARFPAARLAEALPALIELRQIMDAMRDEGGDVRTTDPAG